Proteins from a genomic interval of Quercus lobata isolate SW786 chromosome 11, ValleyOak3.0 Primary Assembly, whole genome shotgun sequence:
- the LOC115969240 gene encoding methyl-CpG-binding domain-containing protein 2-like, with protein MVEVQKYFLEHPERMTDGVTLSQFSFQIPRPLQENYVRKCPTRRAALCDGTRPLEPDEVSPLSWAGPDDGPDLQLNRSAMPSPYFEAPVFDPVHQDPQRSEQELLQRRCTVVSQIKIIIGVKVDG; from the exons ATGGTGGAGGTCCAAAA GTACTTTCTAGAACATCCAGAGCGTATGACTGATGGGGTAACTCTCTCACAATTCTCATTTCAAATTCCAAGGCCTTTGCAGGAAAATTATGTGAGAAAGTGCCCTACACGTCGAGCTGCCTTATGTGATGGCACTAGACCCCTTGAACCTGATGAAG TGAGTCCCCTGTCTTGGGCAGGCCCAGATGACGGTCCAGACTTGCAGCTTAATAGGTCAGCAATGCCTTCTCCTTACTTTGAGGCACCTGTTTTTGATCCTGTTCATCAAGACCCGCAAAGAAGCGAGCAAGAACTCCTACAAAGGAGATGTACAGTagtaagccaaattaaaattatcatAGGGGTTAAGGTTGATGGGTGA